Sequence from the Maribellus comscasis genome:
AACAGTTTTTTACAAATATTGCTCACGAGTTTAAAACTCCGCTCAGTTTGATAATTGGCCCCGTTGAGAAGCTTCTTAAAAATAAAAATCTCGATGCCGGTGGGAAAAAATATGCAAATTTAATCGAAAACAATGCCCGTCGTTTATTGTGGTTAAATAACCAGTTAATTGATTTCAGACTGCTGGAAAACAAAACGTTAAAAATGCGGATAAGCAGGTTTGATATTGTTGAATTTACCAGGAATGTTTATTTGTTGTTTACGGATAAAGCAGAAAGAAAAAATATTGAATTTTTATTTCATTCTGAGTTTGACCATTTGGAAGTTTATATGGATCTGCGAAAAATTGAAACTATCTTATTCAATTTATTTTCCAATGCTTTTAAGTTTACACCCGAAAATGGAAAAATAGATGTTTCAATTACTGGTGGTGAAACAGCGTCAGAACAAAAATTCCGGATTTTGGTAAGCGATTCCGGGATTGGTATTTCCAGTGAAGATCAACAAAAGGTTTTTAACCGTTTTTACCAGGCAAACGATGCCTTGAAAATGAACCGAGGCTCTGGGATAGGACTAACCCTGGTTATGGAATATGTTAAAATGCACGGTGGTGAAGTTGATTTGAAAAGTGAACCCGGCAGTGGTTCTCAATTTTCGATATGCCTGCCTGTAAATAATAATTACCGGGAAGAAGGTTTGATATCAGAAAAACAAGGCTTGGATACCATTTTAAAGCTACCCAAAGAAGAAGCACTGGATGAGAGCCTGGAGGCAAATTATTTTGCCAACGGAAAACCAAATATTTTGCTGGTTGAAGACGACACTGAAATAGTTGATTTTATAAAAGCGAGTTTAAGAGAAAAATACAATGTCGAGGTCGCTTTAAATGGAAAAGAAGCACTGCAAATGGTAATGCTTAGAGAACCCGATCTCGTAATCAGCGACATCGTAATGCCGGTAATGGATGGAATTGAATTCACTAAAAAATTCAAAAACAATCCCAAAACTTTACATATCCCTTTGATTCTGCTAACAGGACAGTCGGAGGCCGAAAAGCAACTGGAAGGATTAAAGAGTGGTGCCGATGCGTATATAACTAAGCCCTTTGATATAGAACTTCTTGAGGTGCGAATTGAAAACTTCCTGAAAAGGAAAGAGCAACTTAAAGCGTATTTGCGCCTCGATGAAATAGTGACTCCCCAAAAAGTAAGCATCGCATCACAAGACGAAAAAGTACTTGAAAAGATTGTAAACTGTATCGAGAATAATATATCGGATTCGGACTTTAACATTGCAAAACTTTCGCAACAAACAGGGATTTCGTCCAATGCTTTATATCGGAAAATTAAGAATTTAACGGGGCAAACCACGAATGAATTTATTCGAACGGTTCGAATCCGGCGGGCAGAGCAACTTTTGCGCACTAAAAAGTTTACAGTATCAGAAGTGATGGATCAAACAGGATTTTCGAACCGTTCTTATTTTTCAAAATGTTTCAGAAAATTGTATGGAATGGCTCCCAGGGAATATATCGACCGTGTTTAAACCGGTAAAATTTATTTCTTCAGTCCTTTTTTCAGAAATAATTTCCTCCCTTTTATCAGAAAAATAATCTTTTCTTTTTTATTTCTGCGAATAAATATACAGTGAGCTGATTCTCTGGTTTTTATGATATTGTATCGTCAAATTTGTGTCCGGAAACCGGCAAATTTGTTGCTGTTTTTAGAGAGAAATGATGTCAGTTTTATAAAAATTCCGTCCCGCCAGACCCACTCATTCCGGATAAGTTTGTATCATAAAATTAAACCGATGAAACAAATTTTGAATAAACACAAAGTTGTATTTTCTGTCCTCATCATTTTGCTGGCAATCGTTGTTTTTCTGTTGCTTAAATCAATATTTGTTTTTGTGTGAAAGAAAATTGAATCAAAAAGAGATTTTATGATAAATAAATTGTCTTTGCTAAAATTTATATCAATCAACAGATAATTAAAAGTTTCTAACTAAATCAAAATTAATCAAGTATGAAAAAATTCATTCAAATTTTGTTATTAAGTTTTGGGCTGCTGGGTGTATTTTTTGCTCAGGCTCAAACGATCACTGTGTCCGGGAAAGTTACCGACAGCTATGGTGTGAGTTTACCCGGCGTAAATGTGGTAATTAAAGGTACGACCACAGGCACAACTACCAATATCGATGGGAGATATTCCTTGTCTGGTGTCAGTTCTAATTCAACCCTTATTTTTTCATTTATTGGGTTTAGCACAATTGAGGTTCCGGTGGAGGGGCAATCAACTATCGGTGTGTCATTGAAGGAAGATGTAATTGGAATTGAAGAAGTGGTTGCTATTGGTTACGGAACAATGAAAAAGAGTGATTTAACCGGTTCAGTGGTTTCAGTAAAATCAGAAGATTTGGTTGAACGTCCCAGTGCTAATTTAGGACAGGCACTGCAGGGGAAAGCATCCGGAGTATTGGTTCGTACTACTTCTTCTGCTCCGGGCGGAGGTGTTTCAATTACCATCAGGGGGCATAACTCTGTTAACAGTGGATCTCAGCCACTTTATATTGTTGACGGTGTTCCGCTAAGCAATATCAATACAATTCCCGTGGAAGATATTGAGTCAATTGAAGTGCTTAAAGATGCTTCATCAACAGCTATTTATGGATCGAGGGGAGCAAACGGTGTAATTCTGGTCACCACAAAAAAAGGAAGCAAAGGTGGAAAACCACAAATAATGTATAGTTCGCGATTCACTTTCGAAACTATTCCAGGCGATTTAAACTTGATGAATGGTGAAGAATTCGCTACTTTTTATTCAGAGTGGGAACTGGCAACCGACCCCGGTTTGGATCCGGCAGATGTATGGTATAACGGCTCGTCATACGACCGGCCACTTCCTTCCGAAGTAGGTGAGGGAACCGATTGGTTTGATGCAATAACTCGCACAGGTATGGTGCAAAATCACTTAATTTCGGTTAATGGGGGAAGCGATAAAAGCACCTATGCTATGTCGGTAAGTTATCTCAATCATAAAGGTTTAATGATTTCAGGGCAGTATGATCGTATTAACATTAAATCTGCTATTTCCAGCGAAATAACCAGTTGGTTGGATACTGGTCTTGATCTTTTTCTGAGTCATAACATAGAAGCCAACTCAGGCGAAAATACAAGTATGGAAGGCAGGGGAGGAATTATAAATCAGGCAATCAAAATGTCGCCTGCTTTACCAATTTATACCGAAGATGGTGATTATCAGATCAACAACCTGCCGGCAACTCAAACATTGGAAAATCCTGTTGCCCAGGCAAAAGAGCAGGAAAACTATCAGAGGATGAACAGGGCATTCGGAAACATTTATCTGAATGTGAAGCCTGTTAAGGATTTGTCGGTAAAATTTAGCATTGGTGGTGATATCAGAAACCGCAAAAACTACTACTACGATCCAACAACAACTCAGTATGGAAGATTGTCAAATGGTAATGCCAGCTTAAATATTCAAGACAATTCATACATAATTAATGAAAATATTGCTACATATAAAAAGGAGTTTGGTATTCATCGTTTCGATATTGTTGGTGGCTTTACTTATGAGCAAGAGGTTTATGAAAGGCTGGGAGCAAGTGCGACCGATTTTTTTACCGATGCTTATTTATACAATAATCTGGCTGCCGCAACTACCTACGGAACACCACAATCAAACAAAACCAAGTGGTCGTTGGCTTCTGGGTTGGGTAGGATTAATTATGTATTGGCTGATAAATATCTTTTCACAGTAACGGGAAGATATGATGGTAGTTCGAGGTTTGGAGAAGGAAATAAATGGGGATTCTTTCCTTCTGTAGCTGGCGCATGGCGCGTTTCAGAAGAAGAGTTTGCACAAGGATTGGACTGGTTGTCTTATGGAAAATTAAGAGCGAGCTGGGGAGAAACCGGCAACCAGAATATTGGCCTGTATAATTCAATGGCGACTTTTGGTTTGGCTAATTATCCTATTGGTAATCAAATTGTTTCAGGTGTGGCAGCCAGCCGTTTGGCAAATCCTGATTTAAAATGGGAGACAACACAAACACTGGATATTGGTATGGATATCGGTTTGTTTAACCGTCTTACTTTTAACGTTGACTATTATTTCAAAAAAACACTCGATTTATTGCTAGGTGTTTCACTCATCGAAACATCGGGTTTTAATTCTACAACAATGAATACCGGAGAACTTGAAAACGAGGGTTGGGAGTTTTCGTTGGATGCACAGGTTGTCGATCGCGAAGTAAAATGGAATACTTCGGCAAGTATCTTTTTGAACAGAAACCGAATTACAAAATTATCGGATCCTACACAAGATTGGAAAATAGGATATCCAACTGGTGCAGACAGGGGTTATGTTGTTGATGGAATAATTCGGGATCAGGCCGATTTAGATGCTTATAGCGACCCGGAGGGAGTGCCTATAAGTGGAGCACAAATTGGCGATTATCGCAGAGTTGATACAGATGGCGATTACAAAATAACGGGAGAAGATCAGGTTATAATCTTTAATCCCGAACCCGATTTTTCGTTCAGTATGAACAATGAAATAACCTGGAAAAACTTTACTCTTAGTATGTTTTTGTATGGGAACTATGGAGGACAAATTAAAAATGAAACCAAAGGTTACATGACTAATTTATTGAATGTCAGGAACAATATGTCGCGCGAATTATTGTCAATTGATAATGGAGTCATTACACGGAATTTCTGGACAGCTGAAAATACCGATTCAAAATATGCTAAACTTGGCGCTCAACCTCAGGGATATATAAATATTGAAGATGGTAGCTTTTTGCGCATTCAAAATGTAATGCTTTCATATAATTTGCCGCTTGAAAATATCTTTACTCAATCGAGCATCTATTTCAGCGTTCAAAATCTTGCTACATTCACAAAATACACAGGGTGGGATCCTGATGTAAGTTCTGTAAACAGCAATACTGATTATGGTATCGACCGTGCATCGCATCCGGTGCCTAGAAGTTTTACCATGGGATTAAACATTACTTTTTAACAGATTAAAATTACAGAAATGAAAAAGTTAATATATCTTCTAATAGTAATAATAATATTTGGAGCTTGTGATTCATTAGTTGAAGAAGAAGTATACTCAACCATAACTCCAAACAATTTTTTTCAAAGCGAAAGAGACGTTACAACTGCCCTTGTTGGTGTTTACGACGGAATCCAGGATCTGAATATTTGGTGGCGATTATTTTACACAAGCGAGTGTATTGGTGGTTTAATGAGACACAACTGGAGCCCCTGGGCGGAATCGATGGTTTACGAGGATGATCAGGGTGACATATGGAATTTATGGTACAGGCATTACGATGCAATTAGCAGGGCAAATGCCGTTTTGGGAGCATTGGAAGGTTCAACGCTCGATGATGCCATTAAAAGCAGGTACGAAGCAGAAGTAAAGTTTATCCGGGCATACGCATACTTTAATCTGGTAAGGATGTTTGGTCAAATTCCATTGGTTACAAAATCACCCGAAAGTTTAAACGATGTTTTAGCACCCGATTCCACCAACGTGGAAGCATTTGAAAGTGAGTTTCTCAAACAAAGAGAACGAGACGATATTTATGATTTTATTGTAGAAGATTTAAAATTTGCTGAATTGAATCTTCCTTCAAATGTTACGGAAAGTGATGCAGGAAGAGTATCAAGTGGTGCTGCTTCGGGAATGCTGGCAAGGGTTTATCTGGCGATGGCAGGTAAGCAATATGACTATAATTCAGGACAGTTGGTTGACGGTGACGCAAGCTTGTATGGCGATGTCGCTCAGCAATGCGAGAAGGTAATTGCGGCGGGTAACTACGATTTATTGCAGGACTACCCGTCAATTTATGAGGTGGCTAACAATGAAGAAATCCTGTTTTCTATTCAGTATCTTGAATCAGCGGTTGCCGGGGTAACCGGAGAAGGAAACCAGATAGTGGCCAGAACAGGTGTACGCGGG
This genomic interval carries:
- a CDS encoding SusC/RagA family TonB-linked outer membrane protein gives rise to the protein MKKFIQILLLSFGLLGVFFAQAQTITVSGKVTDSYGVSLPGVNVVIKGTTTGTTTNIDGRYSLSGVSSNSTLIFSFIGFSTIEVPVEGQSTIGVSLKEDVIGIEEVVAIGYGTMKKSDLTGSVVSVKSEDLVERPSANLGQALQGKASGVLVRTTSSAPGGGVSITIRGHNSVNSGSQPLYIVDGVPLSNINTIPVEDIESIEVLKDASSTAIYGSRGANGVILVTTKKGSKGGKPQIMYSSRFTFETIPGDLNLMNGEEFATFYSEWELATDPGLDPADVWYNGSSYDRPLPSEVGEGTDWFDAITRTGMVQNHLISVNGGSDKSTYAMSVSYLNHKGLMISGQYDRINIKSAISSEITSWLDTGLDLFLSHNIEANSGENTSMEGRGGIINQAIKMSPALPIYTEDGDYQINNLPATQTLENPVAQAKEQENYQRMNRAFGNIYLNVKPVKDLSVKFSIGGDIRNRKNYYYDPTTTQYGRLSNGNASLNIQDNSYIINENIATYKKEFGIHRFDIVGGFTYEQEVYERLGASATDFFTDAYLYNNLAAATTYGTPQSNKTKWSLASGLGRINYVLADKYLFTVTGRYDGSSRFGEGNKWGFFPSVAGAWRVSEEEFAQGLDWLSYGKLRASWGETGNQNIGLYNSMATFGLANYPIGNQIVSGVAASRLANPDLKWETTQTLDIGMDIGLFNRLTFNVDYYFKKTLDLLLGVSLIETSGFNSTTMNTGELENEGWEFSLDAQVVDREVKWNTSASIFLNRNRITKLSDPTQDWKIGYPTGADRGYVVDGIIRDQADLDAYSDPEGVPISGAQIGDYRRVDTDGDYKITGEDQVIIFNPEPDFSFSMNNEITWKNFTLSMFLYGNYGGQIKNETKGYMTNLLNVRNNMSRELLSIDNGVITRNFWTAENTDSKYAKLGAQPQGYINIEDGSFLRIQNVMLSYNLPLENIFTQSSIYFSVQNLATFTKYTGWDPDVSSVNSNTDYGIDRASHPVPRSFTMGLNITF
- a CDS encoding RagB/SusD family nutrient uptake outer membrane protein produces the protein MKKLIYLLIVIIIFGACDSLVEEEVYSTITPNNFFQSERDVTTALVGVYDGIQDLNIWWRLFYTSECIGGLMRHNWSPWAESMVYEDDQGDIWNLWYRHYDAISRANAVLGALEGSTLDDAIKSRYEAEVKFIRAYAYFNLVRMFGQIPLVTKSPESLNDVLAPDSTNVEAFESEFLKQRERDDIYDFIVEDLKFAELNLPSNVTESDAGRVSSGAASGMLARVYLAMAGKQYDYNSGQLVDGDASLYGDVAQQCEKVIAAGNYDLLQDYPSIYEVANNEEILFSIQYLESAVAGVTGEGNQIVARTGVRGATDYTPYSWLQCSVNETFWEDFIANNTKNDNRYMRTFLEYYVSANGDTVWNGSSNTFKRPHVRKFLTDVGPETSAQNATDYGADWIVLRYADVLLMHSEALNEAGSTPDANTIKGINEVLDRAGQPAIELPISKDELRERIWQERKWELCFEGLHYFDCQRTGRLLEEFTLNVNPARKADATLRNYIYPIPFNAREANPSLKQNAGW